One region of Desulfatiglans anilini DSM 4660 genomic DNA includes:
- a CDS encoding AMP-binding protein: MSRSSWIHVGDILRMNALRDPGKLGWQDKAREFTFAAWNDRACRFADGLKRLGVGYKDAFGVIAYNRGEWMDIYAGCAKGGQVVVPLMFRLAAPEIEYIVNHAECRGLVVEAPFVALIDGIRDRLKIPQGAFVYLGEDPVPDGYVGYEELLAGASPEEPGRRVSGDDVWNVMYTSGTTGRPKGVVRTHESHIAHYLLSNINMGVRPTDKAMLVMPMCHVNSIQYSFPYTLVTAPVFIYNRASFIPEDLLTTIARYRITYTSLVPTHYQMILSLPEETRRGKDVSSIRQLLISSAPASKELKLAIMDYFRNAELWEAYGSTEGGLGTLLRPEDQFRKLGSIGKEVFGSDRIRLLDENRNEVPEGEVGELFYRAPCVFKEYLKDPEKTREVFEGEWFSAGDMARRDEDGYYTLVDRKANMIITGGENVYPSEVEVVLKGHPAVREAAVVGVPDEKWGEAIKAVVVLREGHWPSPALAQELMDFTRGRIAGYKRPKSIDFIGEEEMPRTATGKILHRMLKKRYRGL; this comes from the coding sequence ATGAGCCGAAGCAGTTGGATCCACGTGGGCGACATCCTCCGGATGAACGCGCTCCGGGATCCCGGTAAACTGGGATGGCAGGACAAGGCGAGGGAGTTCACGTTCGCGGCCTGGAATGACCGCGCCTGCCGCTTCGCCGACGGCCTGAAGCGTCTGGGCGTCGGGTACAAGGACGCCTTCGGCGTCATCGCCTACAACCGCGGGGAATGGATGGACATCTACGCCGGGTGCGCCAAGGGCGGCCAGGTGGTGGTGCCGCTCATGTTCCGGCTGGCCGCGCCGGAGATCGAGTACATCGTCAACCACGCGGAGTGCCGCGGGCTGGTGGTCGAAGCGCCTTTCGTCGCGCTGATCGACGGCATCCGGGACCGGCTGAAGATTCCGCAGGGGGCCTTCGTCTATCTGGGTGAGGACCCCGTGCCCGACGGGTACGTCGGCTACGAGGAACTCCTGGCCGGTGCATCGCCGGAGGAGCCGGGCCGGCGCGTATCCGGGGACGATGTCTGGAATGTCATGTACACATCGGGGACGACCGGCCGGCCGAAGGGTGTGGTCCGCACCCATGAGAGCCACATCGCCCATTATCTCCTCAGCAACATCAACATGGGGGTGCGTCCGACCGACAAGGCGATGCTCGTGATGCCCATGTGCCACGTCAATTCGATCCAGTACTCCTTTCCCTATACCCTCGTGACCGCGCCCGTGTTCATCTACAACAGGGCCAGCTTCATTCCGGAAGACCTCCTGACGACGATCGCCCGATACCGGATCACCTACACCTCGCTCGTCCCCACCCACTACCAGATGATCCTGAGCCTGCCGGAAGAGACGCGGAGGGGCAAAGACGTCTCCTCGATCCGGCAGCTGCTCATTTCTTCCGCGCCGGCCTCGAAAGAGCTTAAGCTCGCCATCATGGACTACTTCCGGAACGCGGAGTTGTGGGAGGCCTATGGAAGTACGGAAGGCGGGCTGGGGACCTTGCTTCGGCCGGAGGACCAGTTCCGGAAACTCGGTTCGATCGGCAAAGAGGTCTTCGGGAGCGACCGCATCAGACTGCTCGACGAGAATCGGAACGAGGTCCCGGAGGGGGAGGTCGGCGAGCTGTTCTACCGGGCGCCCTGCGTCTTCAAGGAATACCTGAAGGACCCGGAGAAGACCAGGGAGGTCTTCGAGGGAGAGTGGTTCTCCGCAGGGGACATGGCGCGGCGGGATGAGGACGGCTATTACACCCTGGTGGACCGGAAGGCGAACATGATCATCACGGGGGGTGAAAATGTCTATCCATCCGAGGTGGAGGTCGTCCTCAAGGGGCATCCTGCGGTGCGGGAGGCCGCCGTGGTCGGGGTGCCCGACGAGAAGTGGGGCGAAGCCATCAAGGCTGTCGTCGTGCTGCGGGAAGGCCATTGGCCGAGCCCGGCTTTGGCGCAGGAATTGATGGATTTCACCCGGGGGCGGATCGCCGGCTACAAGCGGCCCAAGAGCATCGACTTCATCGGGGAGGAGGAGATGCCCCGGACCGCGACGGGAAAGATCCTCCATCGGATGCTGAAGAAGCGCTATCGAGGTTTGTGA
- a CDS encoding ketopantoate reductase family protein, with product MDDLRIAVVGIGATGAVLAAALLSRDPNTILVDPRPGLREELEKGGIRITGQLDYQVPVRRFFDRIEKCREHRPNCIFVATKTFHLPQVLEELKGVFQEGTRIVSTHNGLGTEDLIAEAFGPEAAFRMSLNFGVALKGPTAVETAFFNRPNHLGALVPENRGFGQRLAEHLSAGGLDTECVDDIKLFVWKKMIMKCTMASICAVTDRTIKDALEFPPTREIAECCFQEVLAVAKAKGYDLGEDYLTQALGYLEKVGVHKDSMCVDIANKTRTEIDFLGGKVVEYGKETGVPTPCYATMANLVRAMEDRYLRR from the coding sequence ATGGATGACCTTAGAATCGCCGTAGTGGGTATCGGGGCGACGGGCGCCGTTCTGGCGGCGGCCCTGCTCAGCCGGGATCCAAATACGATTCTGGTGGATCCCAGGCCTGGATTGAGGGAGGAATTGGAAAAAGGCGGCATCCGTATTACGGGGCAGCTCGATTATCAGGTCCCTGTCCGCCGATTTTTCGACCGCATCGAAAAGTGCAGGGAGCACCGCCCGAACTGCATCTTCGTCGCCACCAAGACCTTTCATCTCCCGCAGGTCCTGGAGGAGTTGAAGGGCGTGTTCCAGGAGGGGACCAGGATCGTCAGCACGCACAATGGTTTGGGGACCGAGGACCTCATCGCCGAGGCCTTCGGCCCCGAGGCGGCCTTCCGGATGTCCCTCAATTTCGGGGTCGCCCTGAAGGGTCCGACCGCGGTCGAAACGGCCTTTTTCAACCGTCCGAACCACCTGGGGGCCCTCGTCCCCGAAAATCGGGGCTTCGGCCAGCGCCTGGCGGAGCACCTCTCCGCCGGCGGACTCGATACGGAGTGCGTCGACGACATCAAGCTCTTCGTGTGGAAGAAGATGATCATGAAGTGCACCATGGCCTCCATCTGCGCCGTGACGGACCGGACCATCAAGGACGCCCTCGAATTCCCCCCCACCCGAGAGATCGCCGAATGTTGCTTTCAGGAGGTCCTGGCCGTCGCCAAGGCCAAGGGCTACGATCTCGGGGAGGACTATCTGACCCAGGCTCTGGGGTATCTCGAAAAGGTGGGGGTGCATAAGGATTCCATGTGCGTCGACATCGCCAACAAGACCCGGACCGAGATCGACTTCCTGGGCGGGAAGGTCGTCGAATACGGGAAGGAGACCGGCGTTCCCACACCGTGTTACGCGACGATGGCAAACCTCGTCAGGGCCATGGAGGACCGTTACCTGCGGCGTTGA
- a CDS encoding IclR family transcriptional regulator — translation MAAETDKVFGSLEKAIRILCLFDAETRERSAQEISNSLNIPLSTTYNYLKVFLRNDILSRDENSSKFRLGWKIFKLGVLAAANVSLLEIAAPYLVSIARRTQETVVLALIDGLDLLCVDTIESTRPVKLTMKRGARLPMHAGAPGKVLLAYNERSFLDEVIRSRGLPKVNRNTITDPKALARELEAIREQGYSQSDSEVDSGAAALAVPILDHTGRAVAVVSLIGSVEAILGGHREGLVDVLKEASEGISEKLGWVRPASLIKQGPVSVEK, via the coding sequence ATGGCTGCGGAAACGGACAAAGTATTCGGATCGCTCGAAAAGGCCATTCGAATCCTGTGCCTCTTCGATGCGGAGACCCGCGAACGCTCCGCACAGGAGATCTCGAACAGCCTGAACATCCCGTTGAGCACCACCTACAACTACCTGAAGGTTTTCCTCCGCAACGACATCCTCAGCAGAGACGAAAACAGCAGCAAATTCCGTCTCGGGTGGAAGATATTCAAGCTCGGGGTCCTGGCGGCGGCGAACGTCTCTTTGCTGGAGATCGCCGCGCCCTATCTTGTCTCGATCGCCCGGCGGACGCAGGAAACCGTCGTTTTGGCCTTGATCGACGGCCTCGATCTACTCTGTGTGGACACGATCGAAAGCACACGGCCGGTCAAACTGACGATGAAAAGGGGCGCCAGGCTCCCGATGCATGCCGGAGCCCCGGGGAAGGTGCTGCTGGCCTACAATGAGCGGAGTTTCCTGGACGAGGTGATCCGGTCGAGAGGGCTCCCGAAAGTGAACCGGAACACCATCACGGACCCGAAGGCACTCGCGCGCGAACTCGAGGCCATCCGGGAACAGGGGTACAGCCAGAGCGATTCGGAGGTCGATTCGGGGGCCGCGGCCCTGGCGGTTCCCATCCTCGACCACACGGGACGGGCCGTCGCCGTTGTCTCGTTGATCGGGTCTGTGGAGGCTATCCTGGGGGGGCATCGGGAGGGGCTGGTCGATGTCTTGAAAGAGGCCTCAGAAGGGATTTCAGAAAAGCTGGGCTGGGTCCGTCCGGCGAGTCTCATCAAGCAAGGGCCGGTGTCTGTCGAAAAATGA